Proteins encoded together in one Triticum dicoccoides isolate Atlit2015 ecotype Zavitan chromosome 7B, WEW_v2.0, whole genome shotgun sequence window:
- the LOC119340636 gene encoding pentatricopeptide repeat-containing protein At2g37320-like isoform X2: MLLGLSKRRLCTTSCACCWVCPWTTSAMHKHSHLLWYRFSKHLPSFSPIRLCVANFGTHLPPERSRKQGGRGIHDALRVMHLVPRKAYNGKEEGPSHRRLINDCMHDILGVQPENHVMRNGKVQFVGSSNNAEQILPNTVDSHDISACPSMNKLAKVNKFMLLMELHRRGMSADISILASAMSFCAVKKSIRGGVQLHALLVKVGYELSVLSGTSLISLYARCYQLENACQVFQNMPVKNTVSWTALISGYVQDNKVEPCLQVFQLMRQSVCRPNDITFATIFSVCTNHALLALGKSVHSLELRMGFDLCVHVSNALISMYAKCGSIDEAQSIFESIACKDLISWNSMIFGYSQHGLAEHCLSLLKEMEEEHIVPDAISFLGILSSCRHACLVEEGRRCFKAMIRLGIEPELDHYSCMVDLLGRAGLLDEAWDLIHTMSKSPNAVIWGSLLAACRMHGNIPIGIHAAEHRLKLEPGCAATHVQLANLYASIDCWSDVARVRMMMKERGLKTNTGCSWIEIGNKVYTFTAEDRSKSQQVNHVLAVLDCLRSHMEYKYDLLIDGLEFDEPEYFKIGQGG; encoded by the exons ATGCTGCTAGGCCTTTCCAAACGGAGGCTCTGCACGACTTCCTGTGCATGTTGTTGGGTTTGCCCATGGACAACTTCGGCCATGCACAAGCACAGCCATCTCCTCTGGTACCGTTTCAGCAAACATTTACCATCGTTCTCACCAATTCGTCTGTGTGTGGCGAATTTTGGCACTCACTTACCACCCGAGAGATCAAGAAAGCAAGGGGGTCGTGGCATCCATGACGCATTGAGAGTCATGCACCTCGTGCCAAGGAAGGCATATAATGGCAAGGAGGAAGGTCCATCTCACCGCCGCCTTATCAACGACTGTATGCATGACATCTTGGGAGTTCAGCCAGAAAATCATGTTATGCGTAATGGAAAAGTGCAGTTTGTTGGCTCAAGCAATAATGCAGAGCAAATTTTACCCAATACCGTTGATTCTCATGATATCTCTGCTTGTCCTTCCATGAATAAGCTCGCAAAGGTAAACAAGTTTATGCTACTTATGGAGCTGCATAGGAGAGGAATGAGTGCGGATATATCTATTTTAGCATCTGCCATGAGCTTTTGTGCTGTTAAGAAGTCCATTAGGGGAGGTGTCCAGCTCCATGCTCTACTGGTGAAAGTTGGTTATGAATTATCAGTCCTTTCTGGCACCTCTTTAATCAGCTTATATGCAAGATGTTATCAACTGGAGAATGCTTGTCAGGTTTTTCAGAACATGCCAGTTAAAAATACGGTGTCGTGGACAGCACTCATTTCTGGTTATGTGCAGGATAATAAGGTTGAGCCTTGCCTCCAGGTGTTTCAGCTGATGAGGCAGTCAGTGTGCAGGCCTAATGACATCACATTTGCCACTATCTTCAGTGTGTGTACTAACCACGCACTTCTTGCACTTGGTAAAAGTGTTCATAGTCTAGAACTGAGAATGGGTTTTGATTTGTGTGTGCATGTCTCTAATGCACTGATATCAATGTATGCAAAGTGTGGGAGTATAGATGAGGCCCAGTCCATATTTGAGAGCATTGCGTGCAAGGACCTGATTTCTTGGAACTCCATGATATTTGGATATTCACAGCATGGCCTTGCTGAGCATTGCCTAAGCTTGCTAAAAGAAATGGAGGAGGAGCACATAGTGCCTGATGCAATCTCCTTCCTTGGCATCCTGTCATCATGTCGGCATGCATGCCTTGTAGAGGAAGGCCGGCGCTGCTTCAAGGCAATGATCAGACTTGGAATAGAACCAGAGCTAGATCACTACTCGTGTATGGTAGACCTCCTCGGCCGGGCAGGGTTGCTCGATGAAGCATGGGATTTGATCCATACAATGTCCAAGTCTCCAAATGCAGTCATATGGGGTTCTCTGCTGGCTGCCTGTAGGATGCATGGAAACATTCCGATTGGCATCCATGCTGCAGAGCACCGTCTTAAGCTGGAGCCAGGTTGTGCTGCAACTCATGTACAGCTAGCAAATCTATATGCTAGCATTGATTGCTGGAGTGATGTGGCCAgagtgaggatgatgatgaaggAGAGAGGACTGAAGACGAACACTGGGTGCAGCTGGATAGAAATTGGCAATAAGGTTTATACCTTCACAGCAGAAGACAGATCAAAGAGCCAACAAGTAAATCATGTCTTGGCTGTTCTTGACTGCTTGCGCTCTCATATGGAATACAAGTATGATCTGCTGATAGATGGTCTTGAGTTTGATGAGCCTGAATATTTCAAG ATTGGACAAGGCGGCTGA
- the LOC119340636 gene encoding pentatricopeptide repeat-containing protein At2g37320-like isoform X3, with protein sequence MLLGLSKRRLCTTSCACCWVCPWTTSAMHKHSHLLWYRFSKHLPSFSPIRLCVANFGTHLPPERSRKQGGRGIHDALRVMHLVPRKAYNGKEEGPSHRRLINDCMHDILGVQPENHVMRNGKVQFVGSSNNAEQILPNTVDSHDISACPSMNKLAKVNKFMLLMELHRRGMSADISILASAMSFCAVKKSIRGGVQLHALLVKVGYELSVLSGTSLISLYARCYQLENACQVFQNMPVKNTVSWTALISGYVQDNKVEPCLQVFQLMRQSVCRPNDITFATIFSVCTNHALLALGKSVHSLELRMGFDLCVHVSNALISMYAKCGSIDEAQSIFESIACKDLISWNSMIFGYSQHGLAEHCLSLLKEMEEEHIVPDAISFLGILSSCRHACLVEEGRRCFKAMIRLGIEPELDHYSCMVDLLGRAGLLDEAWDLIHTMSKSPNAVIWGSLLAACRMHGNIPIGIHAAEHRLKLEPGCAATHVQLANLYASIDCWSDVARVRMMMKERGLKTNTGCSWIEIGNKVYTFTAEDRSKSQQVNHVLAVLDCLRSHMEYKYDLLIDGLEFDEPEYFKAPCT encoded by the exons ATGCTGCTAGGCCTTTCCAAACGGAGGCTCTGCACGACTTCCTGTGCATGTTGTTGGGTTTGCCCATGGACAACTTCGGCCATGCACAAGCACAGCCATCTCCTCTGGTACCGTTTCAGCAAACATTTACCATCGTTCTCACCAATTCGTCTGTGTGTGGCGAATTTTGGCACTCACTTACCACCCGAGAGATCAAGAAAGCAAGGGGGTCGTGGCATCCATGACGCATTGAGAGTCATGCACCTCGTGCCAAGGAAGGCATATAATGGCAAGGAGGAAGGTCCATCTCACCGCCGCCTTATCAACGACTGTATGCATGACATCTTGGGAGTTCAGCCAGAAAATCATGTTATGCGTAATGGAAAAGTGCAGTTTGTTGGCTCAAGCAATAATGCAGAGCAAATTTTACCCAATACCGTTGATTCTCATGATATCTCTGCTTGTCCTTCCATGAATAAGCTCGCAAAGGTAAACAAGTTTATGCTACTTATGGAGCTGCATAGGAGAGGAATGAGTGCGGATATATCTATTTTAGCATCTGCCATGAGCTTTTGTGCTGTTAAGAAGTCCATTAGGGGAGGTGTCCAGCTCCATGCTCTACTGGTGAAAGTTGGTTATGAATTATCAGTCCTTTCTGGCACCTCTTTAATCAGCTTATATGCAAGATGTTATCAACTGGAGAATGCTTGTCAGGTTTTTCAGAACATGCCAGTTAAAAATACGGTGTCGTGGACAGCACTCATTTCTGGTTATGTGCAGGATAATAAGGTTGAGCCTTGCCTCCAGGTGTTTCAGCTGATGAGGCAGTCAGTGTGCAGGCCTAATGACATCACATTTGCCACTATCTTCAGTGTGTGTACTAACCACGCACTTCTTGCACTTGGTAAAAGTGTTCATAGTCTAGAACTGAGAATGGGTTTTGATTTGTGTGTGCATGTCTCTAATGCACTGATATCAATGTATGCAAAGTGTGGGAGTATAGATGAGGCCCAGTCCATATTTGAGAGCATTGCGTGCAAGGACCTGATTTCTTGGAACTCCATGATATTTGGATATTCACAGCATGGCCTTGCTGAGCATTGCCTAAGCTTGCTAAAAGAAATGGAGGAGGAGCACATAGTGCCTGATGCAATCTCCTTCCTTGGCATCCTGTCATCATGTCGGCATGCATGCCTTGTAGAGGAAGGCCGGCGCTGCTTCAAGGCAATGATCAGACTTGGAATAGAACCAGAGCTAGATCACTACTCGTGTATGGTAGACCTCCTCGGCCGGGCAGGGTTGCTCGATGAAGCATGGGATTTGATCCATACAATGTCCAAGTCTCCAAATGCAGTCATATGGGGTTCTCTGCTGGCTGCCTGTAGGATGCATGGAAACATTCCGATTGGCATCCATGCTGCAGAGCACCGTCTTAAGCTGGAGCCAGGTTGTGCTGCAACTCATGTACAGCTAGCAAATCTATATGCTAGCATTGATTGCTGGAGTGATGTGGCCAgagtgaggatgatgatgaaggAGAGAGGACTGAAGACGAACACTGGGTGCAGCTGGATAGAAATTGGCAATAAGGTTTATACCTTCACAGCAGAAGACAGATCAAAGAGCCAACAAGTAAATCATGTCTTGGCTGTTCTTGACTGCTTGCGCTCTCATATGGAATACAAGTATGATCTGCTGATAGATGGTCTTGAGTTTGATGAGCCTGAATATTTCAAG GCACCTTGCACATGA
- the LOC119340636 gene encoding pentatricopeptide repeat-containing protein At2g37320-like isoform X1 — protein sequence MLLGLSKRRLCTTSCACCWVCPWTTSAMHKHSHLLWYRFSKHLPSFSPIRLCVANFGTHLPPERSRKQGGRGIHDALRVMHLVPRKAYNGKEEGPSHRRLINDCMHDILGVQPENHVMRNGKVQFVGSSNNAEQILPNTVDSHDISACPSMNKLAKVNKFMLLMELHRRGMSADISILASAMSFCAVKKSIRGGVQLHALLVKVGYELSVLSGTSLISLYARCYQLENACQVFQNMPVKNTVSWTALISGYVQDNKVEPCLQVFQLMRQSVCRPNDITFATIFSVCTNHALLALGKSVHSLELRMGFDLCVHVSNALISMYAKCGSIDEAQSIFESIACKDLISWNSMIFGYSQHGLAEHCLSLLKEMEEEHIVPDAISFLGILSSCRHACLVEEGRRCFKAMIRLGIEPELDHYSCMVDLLGRAGLLDEAWDLIHTMSKSPNAVIWGSLLAACRMHGNIPIGIHAAEHRLKLEPGCAATHVQLANLYASIDCWSDVARVRMMMKERGLKTNTGCSWIEIGNKVYTFTAEDRSKSQQVNHVLAVLDCLRSHMEYKYDLLIDGLEFDEPEYFKVSSRSPQSFVYMKNEESIL from the coding sequence ATGCTGCTAGGCCTTTCCAAACGGAGGCTCTGCACGACTTCCTGTGCATGTTGTTGGGTTTGCCCATGGACAACTTCGGCCATGCACAAGCACAGCCATCTCCTCTGGTACCGTTTCAGCAAACATTTACCATCGTTCTCACCAATTCGTCTGTGTGTGGCGAATTTTGGCACTCACTTACCACCCGAGAGATCAAGAAAGCAAGGGGGTCGTGGCATCCATGACGCATTGAGAGTCATGCACCTCGTGCCAAGGAAGGCATATAATGGCAAGGAGGAAGGTCCATCTCACCGCCGCCTTATCAACGACTGTATGCATGACATCTTGGGAGTTCAGCCAGAAAATCATGTTATGCGTAATGGAAAAGTGCAGTTTGTTGGCTCAAGCAATAATGCAGAGCAAATTTTACCCAATACCGTTGATTCTCATGATATCTCTGCTTGTCCTTCCATGAATAAGCTCGCAAAGGTAAACAAGTTTATGCTACTTATGGAGCTGCATAGGAGAGGAATGAGTGCGGATATATCTATTTTAGCATCTGCCATGAGCTTTTGTGCTGTTAAGAAGTCCATTAGGGGAGGTGTCCAGCTCCATGCTCTACTGGTGAAAGTTGGTTATGAATTATCAGTCCTTTCTGGCACCTCTTTAATCAGCTTATATGCAAGATGTTATCAACTGGAGAATGCTTGTCAGGTTTTTCAGAACATGCCAGTTAAAAATACGGTGTCGTGGACAGCACTCATTTCTGGTTATGTGCAGGATAATAAGGTTGAGCCTTGCCTCCAGGTGTTTCAGCTGATGAGGCAGTCAGTGTGCAGGCCTAATGACATCACATTTGCCACTATCTTCAGTGTGTGTACTAACCACGCACTTCTTGCACTTGGTAAAAGTGTTCATAGTCTAGAACTGAGAATGGGTTTTGATTTGTGTGTGCATGTCTCTAATGCACTGATATCAATGTATGCAAAGTGTGGGAGTATAGATGAGGCCCAGTCCATATTTGAGAGCATTGCGTGCAAGGACCTGATTTCTTGGAACTCCATGATATTTGGATATTCACAGCATGGCCTTGCTGAGCATTGCCTAAGCTTGCTAAAAGAAATGGAGGAGGAGCACATAGTGCCTGATGCAATCTCCTTCCTTGGCATCCTGTCATCATGTCGGCATGCATGCCTTGTAGAGGAAGGCCGGCGCTGCTTCAAGGCAATGATCAGACTTGGAATAGAACCAGAGCTAGATCACTACTCGTGTATGGTAGACCTCCTCGGCCGGGCAGGGTTGCTCGATGAAGCATGGGATTTGATCCATACAATGTCCAAGTCTCCAAATGCAGTCATATGGGGTTCTCTGCTGGCTGCCTGTAGGATGCATGGAAACATTCCGATTGGCATCCATGCTGCAGAGCACCGTCTTAAGCTGGAGCCAGGTTGTGCTGCAACTCATGTACAGCTAGCAAATCTATATGCTAGCATTGATTGCTGGAGTGATGTGGCCAgagtgaggatgatgatgaaggAGAGAGGACTGAAGACGAACACTGGGTGCAGCTGGATAGAAATTGGCAATAAGGTTTATACCTTCACAGCAGAAGACAGATCAAAGAGCCAACAAGTAAATCATGTCTTGGCTGTTCTTGACTGCTTGCGCTCTCATATGGAATACAAGTATGATCTGCTGATAGATGGTCTTGAGTTTGATGAGCCTGAATATTTCAAGGTAAGTTCGAGATCGCCCCAGTCATTTGTCTATATGAAGAACGAAGAATCAATTCTATAG
- the LOC119340635 gene encoding protein argonaute 4B-like produces the protein MESQAQSSKGDSSKSPMPHGGEGDEPGKDDSSKSPMLHRGKGDEPSKAPPTPQMLPITRPPKPGTRGRRITLLTNHFKASWKPAHDFFYHYHVDLKYADGQPAAGERVGRKVMRQLYETYASDLAGKQFAYDGETGLYTAGPLPFTTNVFEVILVDASSRRIAATSGSHGGDGSPGPSDNKRMKTEAHSKIFKVEITFAAKVRMNNSSQDALRVLDIILRQHSAKQNCLLVRQSFFRGDSRYLELGGGVRGCQGFYSSFRPTLSGLSLNVDLTTTMVVRPGPVIDFLLFNQDVKDTSRIDWRKAKRALNKLRIETIHTKAEFTITGLTENNCNEQTFPQKQKDGNTVDVTVYDHFMNRWSMKMEKSANLPCLIAGKPMRPTYLPLEVCILLPLQRYKKSLSTLQRSKLVEGSRQRPDQRMLSLSGALRANNYNSDPMLRECGIAIDPEFTQVEGRVLQAPQLNSADGRELRTPNGRWNFNNDRFIQPIKVKMWGVVNFSARYNVEDLVSRLVQSGAKKGIEMAKCGAVIEESHQTRREPPTKRVEAMFEQIKAKLKRKPDFLFLLCVLPEKNSDIYGPWKRECLVKHGFFTQCLVPPANIKDQYLTNVLLKINAKLGGLNSLLKKETIRAIPHVSRVPTIIFGMDVSHGSPGQNVPSVAAVVSSLKWPIMSKYRASVCTQSPRLEMIDTLFKPVGDDDHGLIKDSLVDFLGNNDGQRPEQIIIFRDGVSESQFNQALNEELAQIMEACKFFGGKHFNGNWFPKFTLIVAQKNHHTRFFSRNGQRPNHSAFVFQGTTRPTHYHVLHDEIGFSADELEELVHSLSYVYQRSTTAISVVAPIFYAHLAAGQVAKFTKIDDMSETSSQAEAAPVPELPRLHPNVASTMFFC, from the exons ATGGAGTCGCAGGCTCAGAGCAGCAAGGGCGATTCCAGCAAGTCACCAATGCCGCACGGTGGCGAGGGCGATGAACCTGGCAAGGATGATTCCAGCAAGTCGCCAATGCTGCACCGCGGCAAGGGCGATGAACCCAGCAAGGCGCCGCCCACGCCTCAGATGCTTCCCATCACAAGGCCACCCAAGCCCGGCACAAGGGGGCGGCGCATAACGCTGCTCACCAACCACTTCAAAGCCTCCTGGAAGCCAGCGCATGACTTCTTTTACCACTATCAC GTAGATCTCAAGTACGCAGACGGTCAACCCGCTGCTGGGGAACGCGTGGGGAGGAAAGTGATGAGGCAGCTTTACGAGACCTACGCCTCTGACCTCGCAGGCAAGCAATTCGCCTACGACGGCGAGACGGGCCTCTACACCGCTGGGCCTCTTCCTTTTACCACCAATGTGTTTGAGGTTATCCTGGTTGATGCTTCATCCCGAAG GATTGCAGCAACGAGCGGGAGCCATGGAGGagatggcagcccagggccaagtgaCAACAAGAGAATGAAAACAGAAGCACACTCCAAAATTTTCAAGGTGGAGATAACCTTCGCGGCAAAGGTTCGGATGAACAATTCCTCACAGGATGCTCTTCGGGTTCTCGACATCATTCTGAGGCAGCACTCTGCAAAACA GAATTGCCTTTTAGTCCGACAGTCTTTTTTCCGTGGAGATTCCCGTTACTTGGAGTTGGGTGGCGGTGTTCGCGGTTGTCAGGGTTTTTATTCTAGCTTTCGACCCACTCTCAGTGGGCTCTCACTCAATGTTG ATTTAACCACCACGATGGTAGTGAGACCCGGGCCTGTGATTGACTTTCTACTCTTCAACCAGGATGTGAAGGACACTTCCAGAATTGACTGGCGCAAA GCCAAACGGGCACTGAACAAATTAAGGATCGAGACCATTCACACCAAGGCAGAATTTACGATTACTGGATTGACCGAAAACAATTGCAATGAGCAGAC TTTCCCACAAAAGCAAAAAGATGGCAACACTGTGGATGTAACTGTCTATGATCACTTCATGAATCGTTGGTCTATGAAGATGGAAAAGTCTGCTAATTTGCCCTGTCTAATTGCGGGGAAGCCAATGCGCCCAACATACCTCCCGCTGGAG GTTTGCATTCTACTGCCATTACAAAGGTATAAAAAGTCACTGTCAACGTTGCAAAGGTCAAAGCTGGTGGAGGGATCCAGGCAGAGGCCGGATCAAAGGATGTTGAGCTTATCTGGT GCGTTGCGTGCCAATAATTATAATTCCGATCCAATGCTGAGGGAATGCGGCATTGCGATAGATCCAGAGTTTACTCAAGTCGAGGGTAGAGTCCTTCAGGCACCACAG TTAAACTCTGCAGATGGTAGAGAACTTCGTACACCTAATGGGCGGTGGAACTTCAATAATGAC AGGTTCATTCAACCCATAAAAGTGAAGATGTGGGGAGTTGTTAATTTTTCTGCACGATATAATGTTGAAGATCTTGTCAGCCGCCTTGTCCAATCTGGTGCCAAGAAGGGAATT GAAATGGCCAAATGTGGCGCTGTAATTGAGGAGAGTCATCAAACGAGACGGGAGCCTCCGACAAAAAGGGTAGAGGCTATGTTTGAGCAGATAAAAGCAAAGCTAAAAAGGAAACCAGACTTTCTCTTTCTCCTGTGTGTTCTTCCTGAGAAAAACTCTGACATCTATG GACCGTGGAAGCGTGAATGCCTTGTGAAACATGGTTTCTTTACGCAATGCTTGGTTCCTCCTGCCAATATCAAAGATCAGTACCTCACAAATGTGCTGCTAAAGATAAATGCAAAG CTTGGCGGGTTGAATTCATTGCTAAAAAAGGAAACAATCCGTGCTATTCCTCACGTGTCGAGGGTACCAACCATCATCTTTGGTATGGATGTTTCCCATGGTTCACCAGGACAAAATGTACCATCAGTTGCTGCA GTGGTTAGTTCATTGAAGTGGCCAATCATGTCGAAGTACAGAGCTTCTGTGTGCACTCAGTCACCCAGGCTGGAAATGATTGATACCTTGTTTAAGCCAGTTGGAGATGATGATCATGGCCTCATTAA GGATTCACTAGTTGACTTCCTCGGAAACAACGATGGTCAGAGGCCGGAACAAATTATCATTTTCAG GGATGGCGTTAGTGAGAGCCAGTTCAATCAGGCACTGAACGAGGAGCTAGCTCAGATCATGGAG GCATGCAAGTTTTTTGGTGGCAAGCATTTTAATGGTAACTGGTTCCCCAAGTTCACATTGATAGTTGCACAGAAGAATCATCACACGAGATTTTTCTCGCGAAATGGACAGAGACCTAA TCATTCTGCTTTTGTGTTCCAGGGGACTACAAGGCCAACACACTACCATGTTCTCCACGATGAGATAGGCTTCTCTGCTGATGAGCTGGAGGAGCTCGTGCACTCCCTATCCTATGT GTACCAGAGGAGCACCACAGCAATCTCAGTAG TTGCTCCCATCTTCTACGCACACCTTGCAGCGGGCCAGGTGGCCAAGTTCACCAAGATCGATGATATGTCGGAGACATCGTCCCAGGCTGAGGCTGCCCCGGTGCCGGAGCTGCCTCGTCTGCATCCCAATGTAGCGTCAACGATGTTCTTCTGCTGA